In a genomic window of Chthonomonadales bacterium:
- a CDS encoding HD domain-containing protein encodes MDTSQRLEAILALAREYEYDPLHAHQVECLAGTLFMEMAEFHKLDRDDRKLLEYAAILHDIGYKVGGAGHHRHALMMILTEPLPAFSRTEVKVIANIARYHRKALPSPEHTMFGVLDDGDRQRVAVLAALLRVADALDRSHKGLVRELTCQVTESEVILNAVSETELPLEAAALDRRGDLFRAVFRKTPRLAVELPKLATPQAVFETV; translated from the coding sequence ATGGATACTAGCCAGCGGCTCGAGGCGATCCTCGCCCTCGCCCGCGAGTACGAGTACGATCCGCTGCACGCTCACCAGGTGGAGTGCCTGGCCGGCACGCTCTTCATGGAGATGGCTGAGTTCCACAAGCTCGATCGGGACGACCGCAAGCTGCTTGAGTACGCCGCGATCCTCCATGACATTGGCTACAAGGTCGGGGGCGCCGGGCACCACCGTCACGCGCTTATGATGATCCTCACGGAGCCGCTCCCGGCCTTCTCCCGCACCGAGGTGAAGGTGATCGCCAACATCGCCCGTTACCATCGCAAGGCGCTGCCCTCCCCCGAGCACACGATGTTCGGCGTGCTCGACGATGGCGACCGGCAGCGTGTCGCCGTGCTCGCGGCCCTGCTGCGCGTGGCCGACGCGCTGGACCGCTCGCATAAGGGCCTGGTGCGCGAGCTGACCTGCCAGGTCACCGAGAGCGAGGTCATCCTGAACGCCGTCTCCGAGACCGAGCTTCCTCTGGAGGCCGCCGCGCTCGACCGTCGCGGCGACCTGTTCCGGGCCGTCTTTCGCAAGACCCCCCGTCTCGCCGTCGAGTTGCCGAAGCTGGCCACGCCCCAGGCCGTCTTCGAGACCGTCTAG